A section of the Prochlorococcus sp. MIT 1341 genome encodes:
- a CDS encoding chromophore lyase CpcT/CpeT produces MKKNPIVDLGKVLAGKYSNRDQAYEHSKLFAHINIYFLPIDWEILNGPGFYSEQSHDYSPWSPYRQSINHLSVKRDIIVLKNYGLKDSIRFAGAGHHPELLEEIKAQDLFYRKGCDMHFKKISQEHFTGRVEPGEKCLIEREGQKTCLVSNVKVLSNLLITYDKGIDISSRQKSWGSDHGPLIFKKIFSWENLLPQKWGSKQKET; encoded by the coding sequence ATGAAGAAAAATCCGATAGTTGATTTAGGAAAAGTATTGGCTGGTAAGTACTCTAATAGAGATCAGGCTTATGAGCATTCAAAACTCTTTGCCCATATCAACATCTATTTTTTACCTATTGATTGGGAGATTCTAAATGGTCCTGGATTCTATTCAGAGCAAAGCCATGACTATTCTCCATGGTCTCCATATCGACAATCAATTAATCATTTGTCTGTCAAAAGAGACATCATTGTCCTAAAGAATTATGGATTAAAAGATTCCATCCGGTTTGCCGGTGCAGGTCACCATCCTGAACTCTTAGAAGAAATCAAGGCTCAAGATCTTTTCTATAGAAAAGGTTGTGATATGCATTTCAAGAAAATTTCGCAAGAACATTTCACTGGAAGAGTTGAGCCTGGAGAAAAGTGCCTAATAGAAAGGGAAGGCCAAAAAACATGCTTGGTCAGCAACGTAAAAGTTTTAAGCAATCTTTTAATAACTTATGATAAGGGGATTGATATCTCTTCAAGACAAAAATCATGGGGTTCAGATCATGGTCCCTTAATCTTCAAAAAGATATTCAGCTGGGAGAATCTTCTACCGCAAAAATGGGGCTCGAAACAGAAAGAAACGTAA
- a CDS encoding bilin biosynthesis protein CpeY, producing the protein MPPLTHQQALEILSRPANELKMSSDYYKAAFHLARYPGLKTEEALIDLVESKSLEQSVVLGRRKAVDTLAKLGCVRAIPSIGNCLNSSDPYLVETAAWALQSLKCKDVDLIKRLILLLDDPIQHRRSLIKSISALGDQRVLDKIKAFIEDPSTPIGIRGASISAMSSLFGQREHILELHDHLRVDNQNDRHCAFHDIVDSKDFNQLGILLRAPVSPSFRLQAINLLWPKDILKKGQMELTHVLDKLITDHPKEIDVLTKYASEPKNSFLVKELFGTDFNRCYLALKTLLNRETKELEPLLDDVWDKIYKDYGAIYFFVQLFNLKSGWSRDGYQRIQNLLLFSLGNSWPDYMKFRPISILTLTLYRPDMLHENLSRWLDHEKTPYWVSRYATLMALETSLKDHSFRQAGKYLKYCLQDSHRFVRVKAKAISHNYGFT; encoded by the coding sequence TTGCCTCCTCTGACTCATCAACAGGCATTGGAAATACTATCTAGACCAGCAAATGAGTTGAAAATGTCTAGCGATTATTATAAAGCAGCATTTCACTTAGCTAGATACCCAGGCCTGAAAACGGAAGAGGCTTTAATTGATTTAGTTGAATCTAAAAGTTTAGAGCAATCTGTTGTGCTTGGGAGGAGGAAGGCAGTTGATACCCTCGCAAAATTGGGTTGTGTACGTGCAATCCCAAGCATAGGGAATTGTCTTAATAGTAGCGACCCTTACCTCGTTGAGACTGCTGCTTGGGCATTGCAGTCACTTAAGTGCAAAGATGTTGACTTGATAAAAAGGTTAATTCTACTTTTGGATGACCCTATCCAGCATAGAAGATCTCTTATTAAGAGTATCTCTGCTTTAGGTGATCAAAGAGTTTTGGACAAGATAAAAGCCTTTATTGAAGATCCTTCCACTCCAATAGGTATTCGTGGCGCTTCAATTTCAGCTATGTCCTCTTTGTTTGGGCAAAGGGAACATATTCTAGAATTACATGACCATTTAAGAGTTGATAATCAAAATGATCGGCACTGCGCTTTTCATGACATTGTTGATTCGAAAGATTTTAATCAACTAGGAATCCTTTTAAGAGCACCTGTTTCGCCATCCTTTCGCCTTCAGGCAATTAATTTGCTATGGCCCAAAGACATTTTAAAAAAAGGCCAAATGGAATTGACTCATGTCTTGGATAAACTCATAACTGACCACCCTAAAGAAATAGATGTTCTCACTAAATACGCAAGCGAACCCAAAAATAGCTTTCTTGTTAAAGAGTTATTTGGCACCGACTTCAACAGATGCTACCTGGCTCTTAAAACTTTACTTAATAGGGAGACAAAGGAGTTAGAGCCATTACTAGATGATGTTTGGGATAAAATTTATAAAGATTATGGTGCCATATATTTCTTTGTGCAGTTATTTAACTTAAAGTCAGGCTGGAGTAGGGATGGTTATCAAAGAATTCAAAATCTATTGCTTTTTTCATTGGGCAATAGTTGGCCTGATTATATGAAGTTCAGGCCGATATCAATTCTGACTCTAACTTTGTATAGGCCTGACATGTTACATGAAAACCTTTCAAGGTGGTTAGATCATGAAAAAACACCTTACTGGGTTTCAAGATATGCTACTTTAATGGCCTTAGAGACAAGCCTTAAAGATCATTCTTTTAGGCAAGCTGGTAAATATTTAAAGTATTGTCTGCAGGACTCTCATAGATTTGTAAGAGTCAAAGCAAAAGCAATAAGTCATAATTATGGCTTCACTTAA
- a CDS encoding HEAT repeat domain-containing protein, which translates to MTIEKELLSTSEADKLAAELKVILRNGEKPKNDPDSINKMVAGLGDPRGLIRRTFAEALGVTGSFATPALREALIHNKNVTIRRAAAKALKLVADPSALPDLLKALITDEDPVVQGSSVGAIAIFGEKAIDLLQVVLLDPKSSAMQKGLATWGIAFAGAEAPEAIKNASKSKHEAIRAAAIAALGGQIQSLEDEEAKKILIQAIDDKSSKVRAEATALIGGLESAKWAESKLKAKLNDKSAQVRKNSALSLMKLQSKNSLEEIKLRKMLEKDPQVLKVLELAIKHLKEN; encoded by the coding sequence GTGACCATTGAAAAAGAATTACTTAGCACTTCTGAAGCTGACAAATTAGCAGCAGAGTTGAAAGTAATTCTAAGAAATGGAGAAAAGCCAAAAAATGATCCTGATAGTATCAACAAAATGGTTGCTGGCCTGGGAGACCCAAGAGGCCTTATTCGACGTACCTTTGCTGAGGCTCTAGGAGTCACTGGTTCATTTGCTACTCCAGCACTAAGAGAAGCATTAATTCACAACAAAAATGTAACCATCAGAAGGGCAGCCGCAAAAGCCTTGAAATTAGTGGCAGATCCGAGCGCATTGCCTGATCTTTTGAAAGCTCTAATAACTGACGAAGACCCTGTTGTACAAGGCTCATCTGTAGGGGCAATAGCAATCTTCGGAGAAAAAGCTATAGATCTTTTGCAAGTAGTGCTTCTTGATCCAAAAAGCAGTGCTATGCAAAAGGGATTGGCAACCTGGGGCATAGCATTTGCAGGAGCCGAAGCCCCAGAAGCAATAAAAAATGCTTCGAAGTCAAAGCATGAGGCAATTCGTGCAGCAGCAATAGCTGCTTTGGGGGGGCAAATCCAATCCTTGGAAGATGAAGAGGCTAAAAAGATCCTCATTCAAGCTATAGATGACAAATCCAGTAAAGTAAGAGCAGAAGCAACAGCCCTCATAGGGGGCTTAGAAAGTGCCAAATGGGCTGAATCAAAGCTAAAAGCCAAACTGAACGATAAAAGTGCTCAAGTACGAAAAAACTCTGCTCTTTCACTTATGAAATTGCAATCAAAAAACTCACTAGAAGAAATAAAACTTAGAAAAATGCTTGAAAAGGATCCTCAAGTTTTAAAAGTGTTAGAGCTTGCAATAAAGCATTTAAAAGAAAACTAA
- a CDS encoding HEAT repeat domain-containing protein, translating into MCKKEDYEKPSLESLFKDFDHPNPNINKNAYVNMQRYWPEESMDILLKRLDDDDLLIRRKVVKALGFYGKEVLHPLVVIYRQAKNKNVLVSCMKTFVRVAINAKNLPFPKEAIKVIELSLNEEIPELILTVIPLLKLLGEQGLPILLDCARDENLLKSSAAIMALGEMEAQLVEEPLQALFLEKNLDPIVRSCLNVSLENLK; encoded by the coding sequence ATGTGCAAAAAAGAAGATTATGAAAAGCCGAGCCTTGAATCTTTATTCAAGGATTTTGATCATCCGAATCCAAATATAAATAAGAATGCATATGTGAATATGCAAAGGTACTGGCCTGAAGAATCTATGGACATATTACTGAAGAGACTAGATGATGATGATTTGCTAATTAGGAGAAAGGTTGTAAAAGCACTAGGCTTTTATGGAAAGGAAGTTTTGCACCCTTTAGTAGTCATTTATCGACAAGCAAAAAACAAGAATGTTTTAGTTAGTTGTATGAAGACCTTTGTAAGGGTGGCTATTAATGCTAAGAACCTACCCTTCCCTAAGGAGGCGATAAAGGTGATTGAATTATCTTTAAATGAAGAAATACCTGAGTTGATATTAACAGTTATTCCTCTATTGAAACTTCTTGGAGAGCAAGGCTTGCCAATCCTTTTGGATTGTGCAAGGGATGAAAATCTTCTTAAGTCTTCTGCTGCAATCATGGCACTTGGTGAGATGGAAGCTCAACTCGTTGAAGAACCTTTGCAAGCACTTTTTTTAGAAAAGAACCTTGACCCAATTGTTAGATCTTGTCTTAATGTATCCCTTGAAAACCTTAAGTGA
- a CDS encoding bleomycin hydrolase, with protein MKSAVTTVVAAADAAGRFPSMSDFEAVKGSFDRASSRMKAAEKLSSGIDKVTADAVDAVYGKGSYEQANKDKCARDIHHYLRLINYCLVTGGTGPLDEWGIAGMREVIRAQVLPTAAYIEAFTHIRDRVCVPRDMDEQSATEFKGLLDYLINALS; from the coding sequence ATGAAATCAGCAGTCACAACCGTAGTAGCAGCCGCTGATGCAGCCGGTCGCTTCCCAAGCATGAGTGATTTTGAGGCCGTAAAAGGTTCTTTTGACCGTGCTTCATCAAGGATGAAGGCTGCAGAAAAGCTTTCTTCAGGAATCGATAAAGTTACTGCTGATGCAGTTGATGCTGTCTATGGGAAAGGTTCCTATGAACAGGCTAATAAAGATAAATGTGCGAGAGACATTCATCATTATTTACGCCTAATTAACTATTGCTTGGTTACAGGTGGTACAGGTCCTCTTGATGAATGGGGTATTGCAGGAATGCGCGAAGTTATCAGAGCACAAGTCTTGCCAACAGCTGCATATATAGAAGCCTTTACTCATATTCGTGACAGGGTTTGTGTCCCTCGCGATATGGATGAGCAGTCTGCTACAGAATTTAAAGGACTTCTTGATTACTTGATTAACGCCCTTTCCTAG